A window of the Cannabis sativa cultivar Pink pepper isolate KNU-18-1 chromosome X, ASM2916894v1, whole genome shotgun sequence genome harbors these coding sequences:
- the LOC115701257 gene encoding lysine histidine transporter-like 7, whose amino-acid sequence MGEIVGKSNSNNSIISVADSMGEQQFRTTSSLKTFSRKSFDSFRIHSFDEENPTIIDGISFSSAAEAAAAVSGKWPGNNNNNKEELNPQDSWLPITESRHGSIYSSVFHVLTSGIGFQAMLLPLAFASLGWVWGIVCLSLAFVWQLYTIWVLVNLHESDSGLRYSRFLHLSIAAFGPKAGKIMSIFPVMYLSGGTCAMMIITGGGTLKLFFQNICGDGPGLSCKAQSVSGVEWFLVFTCMAILLAQLPNLNSLTIISFVGAVTAIVYCTILWALPLGMDRPNEISYDPLPTNSKMDKYGDVLNGIGIIILAFRGHNVILEIQATLPSTPKNSSTKTMWKGIKIAYLQIAMILFPMAIAGFWAYGDKITFNGGMIKALSQFHGQDLSKFVIGLIYLLIIINCLCTFQVYSMIVFDNLEFRYTSIKKQPCTRLIRTVFRLCFGGLVFFISVAFPFLGSLAPLIGGLTMPLTYSYPCFMWISMKKPLPNRPMWLFNMVLGCLGLILSVFLVVAAIYNLVDNGLNANFFRP is encoded by the exons ATGGGAGAAATAGTAGGGAAATCCAATAGTAACAATAGTATAATTTCGGTAGCAGATTCGATGGGAGAGCAAcaatttcgaaccacttcttCCTTAAAAACTTTTTCTAGGAAAAGTTTTGATTCTTTTAGAATTCATAGTTTTGATGAGGAGAATCCAACTATCATTGATGGGATTAGTTTTTCCTCGGCGGCGGAGGCGGCGGCCGCCGTGTCCGGAAAATGGCCtgggaataataataataataaggaggAGCTAAACCCTCAGGACTCATGGCTACCTATCACAGAGTCTAGACATGGCAGTATATACTCTTCTGTTTTTCATGTCTTGACCTCTGGAATTGGATTCCAAGCCATGCTATTACCTCTCGCCTTTGCATCTCTTGGATG GGTATGGGGAATCGTATGCTTGTCGTTGGCTTTTGTGTGGCAACTCTATACAATATGGGTTCTGGTCAATCTTCACGAATCTGACTCTGGACTTCGTTACAGTAGATTTCTCCACCTCTCAATTGCTGCATTTG GTCCAAAGGCTGGAAAAATAATGAGCATATTTCCGGTGATGTATCTATCGGGAGGAACGTGTGCGATGATGATTATTACAGGAGGTGGAACCCTGAAACTGTTCTTCCAGAACATTTGTGGTGATGGGCCTGGGCTTTCGTGCAAGGCCCAATCGGTGAGTGGGGTAGAGTGGTTCTTGGTGTTCACATGCATGGCTATTCTTCTAGCTCAGCTACCTAACTTGAACTCCCTCACCATAATTTCATTTGTCGGTGCTGTCACCGCAATTGTGTATTGTACTATTCTTTGGGCTCTTCCCCTTGGTATGGATAGGCCCAATGAGATATCGTATGATCCACTACCGACAAACTCGAAAATGGACAAGTATGGTGATGTTCTAAATGGCATTGGAATTATCATTCTTGCTTTCAGAGGCCACAACGTTATCCTTGAAATACAG GCAACATTACCCTCAACTCCCAAAAACTCATCCACTAAGACAATGTGGAAAGGAATCAAAATCGCATActtgcaaatagccatgattTTGTTTCCCATGGCAATAGCTGGATTTTGGGCTTATGGAGATAAG ATAACATTCAATGGTGGAATGATAAAAGCACTATCTCAATTCCATGGACAAGACCTCTCCAAGTTCGTTATAGGCCTAATCTAcctcctaataataataaactgtTTATGCACTTTCCAAGTCTATTCCATGATCGTTTTCGACAATTTGGAGTTTAGGTACACCTCCATCAAGAAACAACCATGTACGAGGCTGATCCGAACAGTTTTTCGTCTTTGTTTTGGAGGGCTTGTGTTCTTTATATCTGTGGCTTTTCCATTCTTGGGTAGCTTGGCACCACTGATTGGGGGCCTAACAATGCCTTTGACATATTCTTATCCATGTTTCATGTGGATATCTATGAAGAAACCTCTTCCTAATCGGCCAATGTGGTTGTTCAACATGGTACTCGGTTGCTTGGGACTGATTTTGAGTGTTTTTTTAGTTGTTGCGGCTATATATAACTTGGTCGACAACGGCCTCAATGCTAACTTTTTCAGACCTTAA
- the LOC115700992 gene encoding phosphoprotein ECPP44, with protein MAEKHQAENGGETADTGCGMFDFLKKKENDKPQQPQEEVAKKDQHHQSRDADSSSSSSDEEDGNGEKRKKKGLKDKIKERISGKKEGEHTDDVHATEIKTNNHVENEKTVNPEEKGFLEKIKDKLPGQHKKAENHGVNAECGAEGHKSHEDESKEKKGIFEKIKEKLPVGHKEEERAKEN; from the exons ATGGCCGAGAAGCACCAGGCTGAGAATGGAGGTGAGACTGCCGATACCGGATGTGGGATGtttgattttttgaaaaagaaagaaaacgaCAAGCCGCAGCAGCCTCAAGAGGAAGTTGCCAAGAAAGATCAGCATCACCAGTCTCGTGATGCTGACTCTAGCTCG TCTAGTAGTGATGAGGAAGATGGGAAtggagagaagagaaagaagaaggggTTGAAGGATAAGATTAAGGAAAGGATTTCGGGGAAAAAGGAAGGGGAACATACTGACGATGTTCATGCAACAGAGATAAAAACTAACAATCATGTCGAAAATGAAAAAACAGTGAACCCAGAGGAGAAGGGATTTTTAGAGAAGATCAAGGATAAGCTTCCCGGACAGCACAAGAAGGCTGAGAATCATGGTGTAAATGCAGAGTGTGGTGCAGAAGGCCACAAGAGCCATGAAGATGAGTCCAAGGAAAAAAAGGGAATATTTGAGAAGATTAAGGAGAAGCTGCCTGTTGGCCACAAGGAAGAAGAGAGGGCCAAGGAAAACTAG
- the LOC115700898 gene encoding uncharacterized protein LOC115700898, which yields MAAPPATMHVKSDSEVTSFDQSTPPRSPRRPLYYVQSPSNHDVEKMSYGSSPIGSPRHHNYYHCSPIHHSRESSTSRFSASLKNPRTLSAWKKIQPGQESDEDDDDQNSFVSRDKGRNIRLLGFTLLFVVLFTLFSVILWGASKSYKPEVVVENIVIRRFDIQAGNDRTGVATDMLSLNSTVRILYRNPATFFGVHVTSTPLELHYYQLKVASGEMKKFHQRRKSHRKIVTIVLGHQIPLYGGISDVGGAKYDVEKVVVPLKLTFKMRSRAYILGKLVKSKFYTKVQCSVILRGKKLGKPLKLTNSCTYNE from the exons ATGGCGGCTCCGCCGGCGACAATGCACGTCAAGTCAGACTCGGAAGTAACGAGTTTCGACCAGTCTACTCCCCCGAGGTCCCCACGGCGGCCGCTCTATTACGTCCAGAGCCCATCGAACCACGACGTGGAGAAAATGTCGTACGGGTCAAGCCCAATAGGGTCACCTCGCCACCACAACTACTACCACTGCTCCCCAATCCACCATTCCCGCGAGTCCTCTACCTCCAGATTCTCTGCCTCACTAAAAAACCCCAGAACTCTCTCCGCCTGGAAAAAGATTCAGCCAGGACAGGAGTCTGACGAAGACGACGACGATCAAAACAGCTTCGTTTCGCGAGACAAGGGCAGAAATATCAGACTGTTAGGCTTCACTTTGCTTTTTGTAGTTCTTTTTACTCTCTTTTCTGTGATTCTTTGGGGTGCTAGCAAGTCCTACAAGCCTGAAGTTGTCGTTGAG AATATTGTTATTAGGCGATTCGATATTCAGGCAGGGAATGATCGAACAGGGGTAGCCACAGATATGTTGTCACTGAATTCGACGGTCAGGATCTTATACAGAAATCCAGCCACATTCTTCGGCGTCCACGTCACGTCTACTCCTCTCGAGCTTCACTACTACCAGCTCAAGGTGGCCTCTGGAGAG ATGAAGAAGTTTCATCAACGGAGGAAAAGTCATCGGAAAATAGTGACTATAGTATTGGGACACCAAATTCCTCTCTATGGTGGAATTTCAGACGTCGGAGGTGCTAAATATGATGTCGAAAAAGTTGTCGTTCCCCTGAAACTGACATTCAAGATGAGGTCACGGGCCTACATTTTGGGCAAGCTGGTAAAGTCTAAGTTTTATACAAAAGTCCAATGCTCTGTCATCCTCAGGGGCAAAAAACTTGGCAAGCCCTTAAAACTGACTAATTCATGTACCTATAACGAATAA
- the LOC115700804 gene encoding signal recognition particle 43 kDa protein, chloroplastic: MEALFMNQSLSRLKILSPSFTTSSFATQSIRLRPPQRPNLTKVSVIQNEEKQLQEATETVPKQEFNDDEYYGEVSKIIGSRALEGGTGMEYLIEWKDGHTPSWVPSDYIAKDVLAEYETPWWTAARKADENALKQLIEAEDGRDIDAVDSDGRTALLFVSGLGSEPCVKLLAEAGADLDYRDNSGGLTALHMAAGYARPGVAKLLLEFGADPEAEDDKRRTPLDLAREILKVTPKGNPMHFGRRIGLEGVIGALEGAVFEYAQVQEIMEKRGKGDDVEYLVRWKDDEVNEWVKAKYVAEDLVMDYEAGLEYAVAEGVMGKRLGDDGKNEYLIKWTDIDEATWEPEENVDPDLIQEFENSQSGQNGKLKI; the protein is encoded by the exons ATGGAAGCTCTTTTCATGAATCAATCTCTCTCTCGCCTTAAAATACTCTCCCCAAGCTTCACCACTTCCTCTTTCGCTACCCAATCTATTCGTCTCAGACCGCCTCAAAGGCCCAACCTCACGAAGGTCTCCGTCATCCAAAACGAAGAGAAACAGTTACAAGAAGCAACGGAAACGGTTCCCAAACAAGAATTCAACGATGACGAGTACTACGGCGAAGTCAGTAAAATCATCGGCAGTAGAGCGTTGGAGGGTGGAACTGGAATGGAATACCTTATAGAGTGGAAAGACGGTCATACCCCTTCGTGGGTTCCCTCCGATTACATAGCTAAGGACGTTTTAGCTGAATACGAGACCCCGTGGTGGACTGCCGCGAGAAAAGCCGACGAAAATGCCTTGAAGCAACTCATCGAAGCTGAAGATGGCCGTGACATAGATGCCGTCGACTCCGACGGCCGCACGGCTCTACTCTTTGTGTCGGGGCTCGGCTCGGAGCCTTGCGTGAAGCTTTTGGCTGAAGCCGGAGCCGACCTTGACTACCGAGATAACAGCGGCGGCTTGACGGCGTTGCACATGGCTGCTGGGTACGCCAGGCCTGGTGTAGCGAAGCTGCTACTGGAATTCGGTGCGGATCCAGAGGCGGAAGACGATAAGCGGCGGACGCCGTTGGATTTGGCGAGGGAGATTCTGAAGGTGACGCCAAAAGGGAATCCGATGCATTTTGGGAGAAGGATAGGGTTAGAAGGAGTGATTGGAGCTTTGGAAGGAGCAGTATTCGAGTACGCGCAGGTGCAGGAGATTATGGAGAAGAGAGGGAAAGGTGATGACGTGGAGTATCTGGTGAGGTGGAAAGATGATGAAGTCAACGAATGGGTCAAAGCCAAGTACGTGGCTGAGGATCTTGTGATGGATTACGAGGCTGGGTTAGAGTACGCTGTGGCTGAGGGTGTAATGGGGAAGAGACTTGGGGACGATGGGAAGAATGAGTATTTGATTAAATGGACGGATATTGATGAAGCCACGTGGGAGCCTGAGGAGAATGTTGATCCTGATTTGATCCAGGAGTTTGAAAATAGTCAAAGTGGTCAAAATGGTAAATTAAAGAT ATGA